The Halomonas sp. KG2 genome contains a region encoding:
- a CDS encoding helix-turn-helix domain-containing protein, producing the protein MEELAVAIGKSIRKKRQENGLSQDRFALIADIDRSYMGRIERGEVNLTIEKLYRIAAILQCEPIILLPRMSSISLPAPRKSNKSGGSEGR; encoded by the coding sequence ATGGAAGAGCTTGCAGTCGCCATCGGAAAGAGCATTAGAAAAAAGCGTCAAGAAAATGGCTTGTCTCAGGATCGCTTTGCGTTGATAGCAGACATTGATCGTAGCTATATGGGCAGGATAGAGCGTGGAGAGGTGAACCTCACCATTGAGAAGCTGTATAGAATCGCAGCGATATTACAGTGCGAGCCGATAATCTTGCTCCCCAGGATGTCTTCCATCAGCTTACCGGCCCCTCGTAAGTCAAATAAAAGCGGAGGTAGCGAGGGGAGATAG
- a CDS encoding DUF2384 domain-containing protein gives MLGTDETEEQIAIEVWRMAIKLFEGDRTEADRWLHHEAIGLGWKRPADVMQENPQQVLDLIARIEHGVYT, from the coding sequence ATGCTCGGCACTGATGAAACGGAAGAACAAATCGCAATCGAAGTCTGGCGTATGGCAATCAAGCTGTTTGAGGGTGATCGAACAGAGGCAGACCGCTGGTTACATCATGAGGCTATAGGGCTTGGGTGGAAGCGCCCCGCCGATGTCATGCAAGAAAACCCTCAGCAGGTGCTAGACCTGATAGCCAGGATAGAGCATGGGGTTTACACCTGA
- a CDS encoding extracellular solute-binding protein has protein sequence MPRGVLFTKVLLLTSGLLLSLSLLASENDVENNTATPVETVHGLSLYNSPQLPPDFAYFPHVNPSAPKGGTITRTAVGGSFDSTNPFIIRGTPATGISHIYDSLMVSNPGEPFSLYGLLAEGVRLDPERRWIEFDLRPEARFQDGEPVTAYDVVFSLNLLREQGNPFYSSYYAGVERAVALNDHQVRFEFNDTESRELPLIVAQLPILPRHYWEPRDFSSPTLDAHPGSGPYRISEVDPGRRIVYQRDDNYWGKNLPVNVGRYNIDRVVYEYYRDRDIAWEAFKAGLTDFRTDARAATWAIGYDNFPAYQDGLIKRITVPDVNPSMMQAFVFNLREEKFQDPRVREALSLTFDFPWLNTNIFYGTYRRTESFFQNSEMEATGTPSEEELALLEPFREALMDSHHSERLFTDPLPIEHPTELRERLRLALDLLRDAGYRVEDGVLVHGETGRPLTLEVLLYDSGLERVVQPMLRNMARLGVQTSLRIVDINQYLNRVRSYDYDMVISHFPQSNNPGNEQRDFWTSAAAEAPQSRNRMALAHPAVDALVEQLIRADDRETLDTITQALDRVLRWGFYVIPHYHSGETRIAVWDKFGYPEPFPAYAMDLDAWWVNTDREAELQRRHRRR, from the coding sequence ATGCCACGCGGTGTGTTGTTTACCAAAGTACTTTTGTTAACCAGCGGCTTGCTGTTGAGCCTGTCGCTGTTGGCTTCTGAAAACGACGTCGAAAACAACACCGCTACCCCCGTCGAGACCGTACACGGGCTATCTCTCTACAATAGCCCGCAGCTACCTCCCGATTTTGCCTACTTCCCCCATGTTAATCCGTCCGCCCCCAAGGGCGGAACGATTACCCGTACCGCCGTGGGGGGCAGTTTCGACTCTACCAACCCATTTATTATTCGCGGCACGCCTGCTACCGGTATTTCACATATTTATGACTCGTTGATGGTCAGCAATCCAGGCGAGCCCTTCAGTTTGTACGGGCTGCTAGCAGAAGGCGTCCGCCTGGACCCTGAACGCCGATGGATAGAGTTCGATTTGCGCCCAGAAGCTCGCTTTCAGGACGGGGAGCCGGTAACGGCCTATGATGTGGTGTTCTCACTGAACCTGCTGCGTGAACAAGGCAACCCCTTCTACAGTAGCTATTACGCCGGTGTCGAACGCGCTGTCGCCTTAAATGATCATCAAGTGCGCTTTGAATTTAATGACACTGAGTCACGCGAGCTGCCACTGATTGTGGCCCAGTTGCCTATCTTACCTCGTCACTACTGGGAACCCCGCGACTTCAGCTCTCCGACCCTGGATGCACACCCTGGGTCAGGTCCCTATCGCATTAGCGAGGTAGATCCTGGACGGCGCATTGTCTATCAACGAGATGACAACTATTGGGGTAAGAATTTGCCCGTCAATGTGGGTCGCTACAACATCGACCGTGTTGTTTATGAGTACTACCGCGACCGTGATATTGCCTGGGAAGCCTTCAAAGCAGGCCTTACCGACTTCAGAACTGATGCACGTGCGGCCACTTGGGCCATTGGCTATGATAATTTTCCTGCCTACCAAGACGGCTTAATTAAGCGGATTACCGTGCCCGATGTTAACCCCTCCATGATGCAGGCGTTTGTCTTCAACTTACGCGAAGAAAAGTTTCAGGACCCAAGGGTTCGAGAAGCACTGAGCCTCACGTTTGATTTCCCCTGGCTCAACACCAATATCTTCTATGGCACCTATCGGCGCACGGAAAGCTTTTTTCAAAATTCTGAAATGGAAGCTACTGGAACGCCATCAGAAGAAGAACTTGCGCTACTCGAACCCTTTCGTGAAGCGTTGATGGACTCCCATCATTCAGAACGACTGTTCACTGACCCGCTGCCCATTGAACACCCCACAGAGCTGCGTGAACGCCTGCGGCTTGCGCTTGATCTGCTGCGCGACGCTGGCTACCGCGTAGAAGATGGTGTGTTGGTGCACGGTGAAACAGGCCGACCGCTTACCCTGGAAGTACTGCTCTACGACTCGGGCCTGGAGCGTGTTGTGCAACCCATGCTACGCAATATGGCACGCCTTGGGGTGCAAACATCGCTACGCATTGTCGATATCAATCAATACCTTAACCGAGTGCGCAGCTACGATTACGATATGGTCATCAGCCATTTCCCTCAGTCTAACAATCCTGGCAATGAACAACGCGATTTTTGGACCAGTGCTGCCGCAGAGGCTCCCCAAAGTCGCAATCGCATGGCCCTTGCCCACCCGGCTGTCGATGCGCTGGTGGAGCAACTGATTCGTGCTGATGACCGTGAAACGCTTGATACTATTACACAAGCGCTTGATCGCGTGCTGCGCTGGGGCTTTTATGTCATTCCGCACTATCATTCAGGCGAAACGCGGATTGCTGTGTGGGATAAATTTGGCTACCCAGAACCGTTTCCAGCTTATGCCATGGATTTAGACGCTTGGTGGGTAAACACCGATCGAGAAGCAGAACTACAACGCCGTCATCGACGCCGCTGA
- the gloB gene encoding hydroxyacylglutathione hydrolase — protein sequence MMSVTPIPALSDNYIWLLRQDTSQSVCVVDPGEAAPVIEFLERESLTLDTILITHHHHDHTGGLTELIKRFSPRVIGPSNPTIEGINEQVGHGDEVRIMGRLFEVMATPGHTLDHVSYFTPGIPALLFCGDTLFCGGCGRLFEGSPEQMFASLQTLAELPEDTLVFAAHEYTQANLTFARAADPDNEDVKYALQECEKARALDRPTLPSTIGRELKINPYLRVSTDSVRQAVGTHGVNDDDLATFTTLREWKNRF from the coding sequence ATGATGAGCGTGACACCGATTCCCGCACTTAGCGATAACTACATTTGGCTATTAAGACAGGATACCAGTCAAAGCGTTTGCGTGGTGGATCCCGGTGAAGCAGCACCTGTCATTGAGTTTCTTGAGCGTGAATCCTTAACGCTTGATACGATTTTAATCACTCATCACCACCATGATCATACGGGTGGCCTTACAGAGTTGATTAAACGCTTCTCGCCTCGGGTTATTGGCCCCTCCAATCCTACTATTGAAGGTATTAATGAACAGGTAGGGCACGGCGATGAAGTACGTATTATGGGGCGTCTTTTTGAAGTCATGGCCACGCCAGGGCATACATTAGATCACGTGAGTTACTTCACTCCAGGAATTCCTGCGCTACTTTTCTGCGGCGACACCCTGTTTTGTGGTGGCTGTGGCCGCTTATTTGAAGGGTCGCCAGAGCAAATGTTTGCATCTCTGCAAACCTTAGCGGAACTCCCAGAGGATACGCTGGTCTTTGCAGCGCATGAATATACGCAAGCGAATCTAACATTTGCTCGTGCTGCAGATCCTGATAACGAAGACGTTAAATATGCACTGCAGGAGTGTGAGAAGGCTCGGGCGTTAGACCGACCTACCTTACCCAGCACGATAGGACGCGAGCTGAAGATCAACCCCTACTTGCGCGTGAGCACCGATAGTGTGCGTCAAGCAGTAGGTACACATGGGGTCAATGATGATGATCTCGCCACGTTCACCACTTTACGCGAGTGGAAGAACCGTTTTTAA
- a CDS encoding DUF4113 domain-containing protein codes for MATVDQLNRELGRGTIQLGLPPAGNAWALRVKHRTPRYTTRWDESVNVKL; via the coding sequence ATGGCCACTGTAGATCAACTCAATCGCGAATTAGGCAGAGGGACGATACAGCTCGGATTACCCCCTGCAGGTAACGCCTGGGCATTACGCGTTAAACATCGCACCCCACGGTACACCACGCGTTGGGATGAGTCGGTGAACGTTAAGCTTTAA
- the rnhA gene encoding ribonuclease HI produces MSKQATDGLPRVTVYTDGACRGNPGPGGWGVVLSSGQHEKTLKGFEADTTNNRMELMAAIMALRTLNKPCEVALWTDSQYVRQGITQWIHNWIKRGWKTAAKQPVKNAELWKTLHEETQRHRVEWHWVKGHSGHPGNERADALANEAIDEHNRRAACAKCCSSIHKTSL; encoded by the coding sequence GTGAGTAAGCAAGCAACCGATGGGTTGCCTCGCGTTACGGTGTATACCGATGGGGCCTGTCGAGGAAATCCGGGCCCAGGTGGCTGGGGTGTAGTGCTGTCAAGCGGGCAGCATGAGAAGACGTTAAAAGGCTTCGAAGCAGATACCACTAACAATCGTATGGAATTAATGGCGGCCATTATGGCGTTGCGAACGCTAAATAAACCGTGTGAAGTGGCTCTCTGGACCGATTCCCAGTATGTGCGCCAGGGGATTACTCAATGGATTCACAATTGGATTAAACGAGGCTGGAAGACAGCGGCCAAGCAACCGGTTAAAAACGCTGAGCTTTGGAAGACCCTTCACGAGGAAACACAGCGGCATCGTGTCGAGTGGCACTGGGTAAAAGGGCATAGCGGGCATCCCGGCAATGAACGCGCCGATGCGTTGGCTAACGAAGCCATTGATGAGCATAACAGGAGAGCAGCATGCGCCAAGTGCTGTTCTTCTATACACAAGACGTCTTTGTAA
- a CDS encoding transglycosylase SLT domain-containing protein, giving the protein MTYRTIRQRLLLSAGSTVIVSLFLAAAASSQASTTEAYQSNSALNDAPALPDFRPNAFQHHFWEALELQPQDAWSTLRDSFQWQEKNLPADAQARVDKWIEYYRSSPQNIVAITERATPWLAWITQQVSERGLPGEIALIPFVESSFDPSARSHRGAAGLWQFMPGTGDALGLVRNGNYDGRLDVVTSTAAALDYLEMQADEWYEGDLMLSLAAYNAGAGTVNRAQRQAQGQGLAGDYWELSLPHETMQYVPKLKAIATIINNPEQYGVSLPDIHPDPAFAKVQLEQPVSLAQASQLLDVSQSALAELNPGLLNGSLDPRSAQTLLVPEEVDTQVLAQLSQPNSTALASTSTPSVHRVESGDNLSVIASRYNVTQQDLIRWNAIERPEVLKPGQLLTLSGR; this is encoded by the coding sequence ATGACTTATCGAACGATTCGCCAGCGCTTATTACTAAGCGCTGGAAGCACTGTTATTGTGAGCCTATTTTTAGCCGCAGCGGCCAGCTCTCAAGCCTCTACTACCGAAGCATACCAATCTAACAGCGCCCTCAATGACGCGCCCGCTTTACCCGACTTCCGCCCCAATGCCTTTCAGCATCACTTCTGGGAAGCACTTGAGCTACAACCCCAAGATGCCTGGAGCACACTACGTGACAGCTTCCAGTGGCAGGAAAAAAATCTCCCCGCCGATGCTCAAGCACGTGTCGACAAGTGGATAGAGTACTACCGTTCCAGCCCGCAAAATATTGTCGCTATCACGGAACGAGCAACTCCCTGGCTTGCTTGGATCACCCAGCAAGTGAGCGAGCGTGGCCTTCCTGGAGAAATCGCGCTGATTCCGTTTGTTGAGAGTTCTTTCGACCCCAGCGCCCGAAGCCATCGAGGAGCCGCTGGGCTTTGGCAGTTTATGCCGGGTACCGGAGATGCACTAGGTCTGGTTCGCAACGGCAACTACGATGGACGTTTAGACGTTGTGACGTCTACCGCAGCAGCGCTTGATTACCTGGAAATGCAGGCAGATGAGTGGTATGAGGGTGACCTAATGCTCTCGCTGGCCGCTTACAACGCCGGTGCTGGCACCGTTAACCGTGCGCAACGCCAAGCTCAGGGCCAAGGCCTTGCAGGCGACTACTGGGAACTATCACTGCCCCACGAAACGATGCAGTACGTTCCCAAACTTAAAGCCATTGCGACGATCATCAATAATCCGGAACAGTACGGGGTTTCACTTCCCGACATTCATCCTGATCCCGCTTTTGCCAAAGTTCAGCTAGAGCAGCCAGTAAGCCTGGCACAGGCCTCTCAGCTTCTGGATGTTAGTCAATCCGCGCTGGCCGAGCTAAACCCTGGCTTGCTGAATGGCAGCCTTGACCCACGCAGCGCACAGACGTTACTTGTGCCTGAAGAAGTCGACACTCAGGTGTTAGCTCAGCTTTCGCAACCAAACAGTACTGCATTAGCGTCAACCAGCACGCCAAGCGTTCACCGCGTTGAAAGTGGCGATAACCTGTCAGTGATTGCGTCACGCTATAATGTCACGCAACAAGACCTGATCAGATGGAATGCGATTGAACGGCCAGAGGTACTGAAGCCAGGTCAACTGCTGACGCTTTCAGGACGGTAA
- a CDS encoding AAA family ATPase, protein MHISKLTLVNYRNFKNTTLSFKRGVNTIIGENGSGKSNILRAIRLLLDDNMVRAAHHLDDSDFCRSLERWQGHWIIISVEFDEISSDEAVQALFLQTTAMLEDGPLSRATYNLIFRPKKEIRLKLAKLGDFDVDELEEIRDAITIDDYETIFTGRSSADFSDESVYESIVGDFDMCCFSSETEFPEIGSRVPGFLSVTKEVSLTFIQALRDVVAEFHNNRTNPLLTLLKSKSGDIDAGSMLPIAEMVRDLNTSIESLDDVQSVRQHIRETIKDAAGETYSPASLSIKSDLPNEAEKLFQSLRLFVGESDDGYEGTIHELSLGGANLIYLTLKLLEFKYQREKLAIANFLLIEEPEAHIHNHIQKTLFDRISYNDAQIIYTTHSTQISEVSNVSNVNILGRQGSFCEAYQPATGLDASQVVSIQRYLDAVRSNLLFAKSVLLVEGDAEEILVPVLVKKVLGLSVDELGISVINIRSTGFKNVAILFHDMRIRKRCAIVTDLDTIFFGVEPDSNDSSSMAARKLRAIGSQESGAVRKINLDKFVAGNPWLDTFYATHTFEVDFVAANNQEALVRTIHKVYKSPQTIAEALEQLHSGELHQEGYRTLLMAEQEGKGWFAILLANELDHQVVIPAYIRKAILFAHSHFSRPLIARILQYRATCLFHADPSAHTRLAIFEDKLNRFRQGEITLPEIRAAFALAVPYDAIDPFLAEMI, encoded by the coding sequence ATGCATATTTCAAAGCTAACATTGGTCAACTATCGAAATTTTAAGAACACCACGTTAAGCTTTAAGCGAGGTGTCAACACGATTATTGGCGAAAATGGTTCTGGTAAATCGAATATCCTCCGCGCGATACGTCTCCTGCTAGATGACAATATGGTGCGAGCTGCCCATCATCTGGATGATTCGGATTTCTGTCGTTCACTAGAAAGGTGGCAAGGCCATTGGATTATCATTAGTGTGGAATTCGATGAGATCAGCTCTGACGAAGCCGTGCAGGCGCTATTTCTTCAGACCACCGCCATGCTGGAAGATGGGCCGCTCTCAAGGGCGACTTATAACCTTATCTTTCGTCCTAAAAAGGAAATTCGTCTCAAGCTAGCTAAGCTCGGGGACTTCGACGTTGATGAACTAGAGGAAATTCGAGACGCGATCACAATCGATGACTACGAAACCATATTTACAGGAAGAAGTAGCGCTGATTTTTCTGACGAGTCGGTATACGAATCGATCGTTGGTGATTTCGATATGTGCTGTTTCAGTTCTGAGACGGAATTTCCGGAGATCGGATCTAGAGTGCCGGGATTTCTTTCAGTTACAAAAGAGGTTTCTCTTACGTTTATCCAGGCTTTGCGAGATGTTGTAGCTGAGTTTCATAATAACCGCACGAACCCGCTACTGACGCTTCTGAAGAGTAAAAGCGGGGATATCGATGCAGGATCAATGCTGCCCATCGCTGAGATGGTTCGCGACTTGAATACCTCCATTGAAAGCCTTGATGATGTACAGTCGGTTCGCCAGCATATCCGTGAGACGATAAAAGATGCTGCTGGTGAAACCTACTCCCCGGCTTCGCTTTCTATCAAGTCTGACCTGCCAAACGAGGCGGAAAAACTGTTTCAATCCCTACGCCTGTTTGTGGGGGAGTCTGATGATGGGTATGAGGGTACGATACATGAACTTAGCTTGGGCGGGGCAAACCTGATTTACCTGACGCTTAAACTCCTTGAATTTAAATATCAGCGTGAAAAGCTCGCTATTGCCAACTTCCTCCTAATCGAAGAACCAGAAGCTCATATCCACAACCATATTCAGAAAACCTTGTTCGATCGCATTTCTTATAACGATGCGCAGATCATCTATACGACACATTCAACCCAGATCTCCGAGGTTAGTAATGTAAGCAATGTTAATATCTTGGGTCGTCAAGGCTCTTTCTGCGAAGCCTACCAACCGGCTACAGGGCTTGATGCCTCACAAGTCGTGAGCATTCAACGCTACCTTGACGCGGTGCGTAGCAACCTTCTTTTCGCTAAGAGCGTATTGCTGGTTGAAGGTGATGCCGAAGAGATACTTGTCCCAGTCCTCGTAAAGAAAGTCCTGGGACTGAGCGTCGATGAACTGGGCATCAGTGTCATCAACATTCGTAGCACGGGTTTCAAAAATGTCGCCATTTTATTTCATGACATGCGTATCCGTAAGCGCTGTGCCATAGTCACCGACCTTGATACGATCTTCTTCGGTGTAGAGCCAGATTCAAATGATTCGTCCTCCATGGCAGCGAGGAAGCTCAGGGCGATCGGCTCTCAGGAATCTGGCGCCGTTCGCAAAATCAATCTCGATAAATTTGTAGCCGGAAATCCTTGGCTAGATACCTTCTACGCAACGCATACGTTTGAAGTTGATTTCGTCGCTGCAAATAACCAAGAGGCACTCGTTAGAACTATCCATAAGGTGTATAAGTCCCCTCAGACTATTGCTGAAGCGCTTGAGCAGCTCCACTCAGGTGAACTACACCAGGAAGGCTACCGGACGCTCTTGATGGCCGAACAAGAAGGAAAAGGCTGGTTTGCGATCCTGCTCGCCAATGAACTCGATCACCAGGTTGTGATACCTGCCTACATCAGGAAAGCGATCCTGTTCGCACATAGTCACTTCTCCCGTCCGCTGATTGCCAGGATTCTTCAGTATCGTGCCACCTGCCTATTCCATGCCGATCCTTCAGCACATACGCGTTTAGCCATCTTCGAAGATAAGCTCAACCGCTTTCGGCAGGGAGAAATCACACTGCCAGAGATTAGAGCAGCATTCGCCTTAGCAGTACCTTACGATGCCATCGACCCATTCTTAGCGGAGATGATCTGA
- a CDS encoding DEAD/DEAH box helicase family protein, which produces MTELRAWQAECLDLAKSHYLNHSDFFVQATPGSGKTRLAAELAKLLLEDHLIDFVICFAPTREVVAGMQRTFSAVLGQRFGNVIASSGAAYTYQSMEYQPEDFWDLFQKFRILAIFDEIHHCAGHDPLLSNTWGQQIIRNIQDQATYTLGLSGTPWRSDDLPIALARYSDPEGQLICDYRYDLQSAVNDGVCRAPRITLIDNPVIRLVEEKENTESVRGFSCFSQLLSESPVSYEDLLRHDDILNAVLDIGIQQLTEIRNTIPKAGGLVVATDIEHAHQIAELLHAKHQSHVVVTSKTPRAQQLIDRFRHDSTCWIVAVSMISEGTDIQRLAVCCYLSRIRTELHYRQVLGRILRKIGAEDREAWLYVIAEPTLRKYSQRIANDLPEDQSTLQSKKVNGSSTGSYARHTYGNTVGETGNNEHPPPPIEQEGKSELQVTDSTLLTLSFSQYYRQYLLSLI; this is translated from the coding sequence ATGACGGAACTGCGAGCATGGCAAGCGGAGTGTTTAGATCTTGCTAAGTCACACTATTTGAATCACAGTGATTTTTTCGTCCAGGCAACACCTGGCAGCGGAAAAACGCGTCTTGCTGCCGAACTAGCCAAGTTGTTACTTGAAGACCATCTGATCGACTTCGTTATTTGCTTTGCTCCTACGCGTGAAGTGGTAGCAGGTATGCAGCGTACGTTTTCTGCTGTCTTAGGCCAGCGTTTTGGAAACGTCATTGCATCATCAGGCGCCGCTTACACTTACCAATCAATGGAGTATCAACCGGAAGATTTTTGGGACCTTTTTCAAAAATTTCGCATATTAGCTATCTTCGACGAAATCCATCACTGTGCAGGCCACGATCCTCTACTAAGTAACACGTGGGGACAGCAGATTATTCGAAATATCCAGGATCAAGCGACCTATACTCTCGGCTTATCTGGAACCCCTTGGCGTTCTGATGACCTGCCTATCGCATTAGCTAGGTACTCTGATCCAGAGGGGCAGTTGATCTGTGACTATCGTTATGACCTTCAAAGTGCCGTAAACGATGGCGTTTGCAGAGCACCTAGGATTACGTTAATTGACAACCCAGTAATTAGGCTCGTCGAAGAAAAAGAGAACACTGAGTCCGTTCGGGGGTTTTCATGCTTCTCTCAACTGCTCAGTGAGTCACCTGTTAGCTACGAAGACCTATTGCGCCATGACGACATTCTCAATGCCGTACTAGATATTGGTATTCAGCAGTTGACTGAAATTAGAAATACGATCCCAAAAGCTGGTGGGCTCGTTGTGGCAACGGATATTGAACATGCCCATCAGATAGCGGAGCTACTGCATGCCAAACATCAAAGTCATGTCGTAGTCACCAGTAAAACTCCAAGGGCTCAACAATTAATTGACCGCTTTCGACATGACAGCACTTGTTGGATTGTCGCAGTCAGCATGATTTCTGAAGGCACAGATATACAGCGACTTGCAGTATGCTGCTACCTCAGTCGCATTCGCACAGAGCTTCACTATAGGCAAGTGCTTGGCCGAATTTTGAGAAAGATAGGTGCTGAAGACAGAGAGGCGTGGCTCTATGTCATCGCTGAGCCTACTTTGCGCAAGTACTCACAAAGAATCGCGAATGATCTGCCGGAAGATCAATCAACGCTGCAGTCAAAGAAAGTAAATGGGAGCAGTACCGGATCATACGCTAGACATACCTATGGCAACACAGTGGGCGAAACAGGAAATAATGAGCACCCTCCTCCCCCTATTGAGCAGGAGGGTAAGAGCGAGTTGCAAGTTACTGACTCCACATTGTTGACACTAAGCTTTTCTCAATACTACCGACAGTACCTCCTTTCTTTGATATGA
- a CDS encoding class I SAM-dependent methyltransferase codes for MSTSSTATRLAQQMAESQAYWQTAAGRSLWETQRACLGPLVEGRKGGHSLEMSMGPTLMTMSAIPHIIRWSPTRAMAEASSTLVCPPDHLALPDRSLEVVVIHHWLEHLPDAHHTLQEAARVTSDSGVLVLFGFNPLGLNGLTQRWRKQQGNFPWSGQWRTASRLRDWLAFVDFDVERVDYCCFRGPMSTTCGERWEALGRRHNLPLGESYMIQAQRRQRHAPVERLKFGLRAPITPTSLGATRTGVSARYHSGQRRLEKDSESE; via the coding sequence ATGTCAACTTCGTCAACGGCAACTCGGCTCGCCCAGCAAATGGCGGAAAGCCAAGCATACTGGCAAACAGCGGCTGGCCGTTCGCTATGGGAGACGCAGCGAGCGTGTTTGGGGCCGTTGGTTGAGGGGCGCAAAGGTGGCCACAGTTTAGAGATGAGTATGGGCCCGACGTTGATGACGATGTCAGCCATTCCTCATATCATTCGCTGGTCACCGACGAGAGCAATGGCGGAGGCTTCGTCCACTTTAGTCTGTCCACCAGATCACCTTGCCTTACCAGACCGCAGTTTAGAGGTGGTGGTTATTCATCATTGGCTAGAGCATTTGCCAGACGCCCATCACACGTTACAAGAGGCTGCTCGGGTAACTTCTGATAGCGGTGTGTTAGTTCTGTTTGGTTTCAATCCGCTAGGATTAAACGGGTTAACCCAGCGTTGGCGTAAGCAGCAAGGGAATTTCCCTTGGAGCGGACAGTGGCGTACGGCTAGCCGTTTGCGCGATTGGCTGGCGTTTGTCGATTTTGACGTAGAACGCGTAGACTATTGCTGTTTTCGGGGGCCGATGAGCACCACCTGTGGAGAGCGCTGGGAAGCGTTGGGCCGCAGGCATAATTTACCGTTGGGTGAAAGTTACATGATTCAAGCGCAGCGGCGACAACGCCATGCGCCGGTAGAGCGTCTTAAATTTGGGTTGCGTGCACCGATCACTCCCACTTCTCTGGGAGCTACACGAACCGGTGTGTCTGCGCGATACCACTCAGGTCAACGTCGTCTAGAAAAGGATAGTGAAAGTGAGTAA